From Heteronotia binoei isolate CCM8104 ecotype False Entrance Well chromosome 3, APGP_CSIRO_Hbin_v1, whole genome shotgun sequence, a single genomic window includes:
- the LOC132568624 gene encoding apovitellenin-1-like translates to MLCSKAVVCLILLLGSTLTEVGAKAISKRHVRRDWLILPDAIAFYVYKAVDTMSPKSAEVVAKAVQTPLILDTRNFLIQTTAQITVKAEEAWAKVVEKVSGFWQ, encoded by the exons ATGCTTTGCTCCAAAGCAGTTGTCTGTCTGATTCTTCTGCTTGGCAGTACACTGACTG AAGTTGGTGCTAAGGCCATCTCAAAGAGGCATGTCCGTCGTGACTGGTTGATCTTGCCTGATGCAATTGCATTTTATGTATATAAGGCTGTGGACACAATGTCCCCTAAATCTGCAGAGGTGGTGGCAAAAGCTGTTCAGACTCCACTAATTCTTGATACAAG GAATTTCCTGATACAGACTACAGCTCAAATCACTGTGAAAGCTGAAGAAGCATGGGCAAAAGTGGTGGAGAAAGTGTCTGGCTTCTGGCAGTAG
- the GPR15 gene encoding G-protein coupled receptor 15, whose amino-acid sequence MEGSTVNYYDDFFSTEAADNNCPAVLLPYKDIFLPALYASVFLVGIVGNTLLMGALIFKRRIQRLIDIFIVNLAASDFVFLITLPFWVDKEIFSGLWRSGLFICKGSSYIISVNMYCSIFLLTCMSADRYLAIMHPSVARRIRTKLHSVTLCISVWILSCLLGLPTLLSRELGNYNDNTYCEDKKATFINQIGSLLQIILAFFLPLLSILLFYCSITRKLCIHCKKSGKHNKKLKKSIKVVFIVVIAFVFSWAPYNIFKFLSVVSGIQELKPPFCLTYKVAYLGMELSGPFAFANSCTNPLIYYFFDDYIRRAMMQCMLPCVKASSLGTSSDSTDTRLSYSLTVHGEDVSRRRRRSLSL is encoded by the coding sequence ATGGAAGGATCAACTGTCAACTATTATGATGATTTTTTTAGCACAGAGGCTGCAGACAACAACTGTCCAGCTGTGCTGCTGCCTTACAAAGATATTTTCCTGCCTGCTCTATATGCCAGTGTGTTTCTGGTAGGGATTGTTGGCAACACCCTTCTGATGGGAGCCCTGATCTTCAAGCGGCGTATCCAGAGGCTGATTGACATTTTCATTGTCAATTTGGCAGCCTCTGATTTTGTTTTTCTTATCACCTTGCCCTTTTGGGTAGACAAAGAGATATTCTCAGGGCTGTGGAGGTCAGGCTTGTTCATCTGCAAAGGCAGTTCCTACATCATCTCAGTCAACATGTACTGCAGTATTTTCCTTCTCACTTGTATGAGTGCCGACCGGTATCTCGCCATCATGCATCCATCAGTGGCCAGAAGGATCAGAACAAAGCTCCATTCTGTCACCCTTTGCATCTCTGTCTGGATTCTGTCATGCCTGCTCGGATTGCCTACCCTTCTCTCCAGAGAACTGGGGAACTACAATGACAACACATACTGTGAAGACAAGAAAGCCACGTTCATTAATCAGATTGGGTCACTTTTGCAGATAATTTTGGCCTTCTTTTTACCGCTCTTGAGCATCTTGCTGTTTTACTGCTCCATCACCAGGAAACTCTGTATACATTGTAAGAAATCTGGAAAGCATAACAAAAAGCTGAAGAAATCCATCAAAGTTGTCTTCATTGTGGTGATTGCCTTTGTGTTCTCCTGGGCCCCTTACaacatttttaaatttctgtCCGTGGTGTCCGGCATTCAGGAACTAAAGCCACCTTTCTGTCTTACCTACAAAGTTGCCTACCTGGGCATGGAACTGAGTGGCCCTTTTGCATTTGCCAACAGCTGCACAAACCCTCTCATCTACTACTTTTTTGATGACTACATTCGTAGGGCCATGATGCAATGCATGCTTCCATGCGTGAAGGCCAGCAGCCTTGGCACCAGTTCCGATTCCACAGACACACGCCTCAGCTACTCCTTGACTGTCCATGGAGAAGATGTatctaggaggaggaggaggtcacTGTCGCTCTGA